AGCAATGTTCCTGCGCTGGCCGCGATTGGAACCGAAGAGCAAGCGGAGGTGAGGCAACTAGTCGCGGCCTAAAAAGTTAGAATGAATCCCTCACCAATTAGGTTACGCTACGCAATTTCCCCGGACATCGGGGCACGGCCCCGATCGGAGAGGAGCGATCGACTGAACTTTAACACCAAGAAGATCCGCAACATCGCCAGATCGATGAGCTCCTGGTCCCAATTCAGCTAATGCGCGAAGATAGTCCTTCTCACGCGGAGTCAAACGATCGAAGCGTACTCTAAAAAAACTTTCATCAAGCTTCTTGATAGCCGCGACCGTGGCACGCAACACGACGGCTTTATCGATGGGAGACTTCGCGGCCAGATTCCAGGCTTGATATCCCCATTCTTGAAGGAAATATGGATAACCCTTGGTCTGGCTCATGATCTCTTTGAGAGCATCCTCCGTAAAAGCCACCCCTCCCTTCTTAACAGGATCTAGCACAGCCGCCATTGCGTCGGACGCAGTCAAAGGTCCGATTGCAGGGTATTGAAACAGACGCTCTGCGTAAGACTTGGATCTCCCGGCTAGACCAACGAGCTGCGGAAGACCAGCGGCAACGAGAACGAGAGGCAGTTGCCTTTGCGACACGCGATGAATTGCCATAATAAGCGCGCTCATTTCAGATTCACTCAAATATTGAATTTCATCGATAATGATTGCAATCGCAGTTCTCCGCTCCTTCGCCGCTTCCCCCAATGCAACGAATAGCTCCGACAAATCGGTCTCAAAGTCGCCGGAATCCGCCTTTCCCTTCTCCGGATCCATACTGAGCCCCATCTCAATATCGCCAACCATAACCCTCACTGATCCAATAAAGCTTCGTAGAACGCGAAGTCCCATTTTGACCTTACTGCTGACGCCCTCCATCTTGTCAAATTGGATCAACACTCCACGAAGGGCAGGGATGAGGAGTTCCGGAAGAGACCGGCTCTCTGTAGTCTCAACCAGAACAACGCCGTACTTTTGAGATTCAGCCAAGTCTCGAATACGATTGAGCAGGACCGTTTTACCCACACCGCGCAACCCCACAAGCATCAAGCTTTGTTCATAACGGCCGGCCTTGACTCTACCCAACATAACCTGCGCAAGCGTGAGCAGTTCATCGCGGCCCGCCAGTTCAGGTGGAGGATTTCCAGCTCCGGGAGAAAAAGGATTTTGAAGAGGATCCATTTATATCTAAGTTATCTAATTATACTAAGTTTATAATTTAGTTAGATAACTTACCTATAATTAGAAACCGCTATCGCCCTGGCAAATGGCTCCTATTATTATGACGCGACCCCTTAGGAAATGATGGCCAGGCTCGAGGTGTAGCCATGGACATAATTCTTGTCGCCCACCGGCCCGATCTCGCCCCCGGCGAAAAACCCCGCCAAGGGGATCGGCCCTTTCAAGGCCTGCACGAGGCCGACGTCGTGGTCGGGTTTCTTGTAAAGCCCCTGGCCGCGGCCCGCGCAGTTGACAAGAAATGCTCCCCGCGCGCCCTCTCGCCCGGGCAAACCCTCGAGAATGGCGCGCAGCTCCCTCTCAGAGGCCTCGGCATCGCGCAGTTGGAACTGGAAAGTCTGCCCGACGCGCAGAGCCGATCCTATCATCATGGCTCCGCTCTTGGGATCGAATCCCCCCAGGTTGCGGATCAAGAAGTCGCCCCTCCTGAAGCGAGAGCGGCGCTCGTCCATCAGAAGTCCTGCGAAAAGGGAATGCGCGGCCACGTCCCGATCCTGGGAGGGGACGGACTGCAGGAGTTCGCGCGCGATGTCGAAGGGCGGACGCCCCCCCAACTCGTAGAGGATGCGCCCCTCGGCCTTGGTGATGGTGAGCGGCGTGCCGATCGGGCGGCAGCCCTGGGCCACGGCGGTCGCAAAGCGCACCTCGCCGGAAAGAGCCACTCCCACGCAGCCGCTGGTGTAAAACTCCGAATTAAGCAGAAGCCAGCTCGGTTTTCCCAAGGCCGGGCCCGAGGAAAGTCCCCCGATCACCGGAGCCTTGGGGTAGGCCTCGTTGAAAACCTGAACCAGGTTCTCAATATCGCAGCTCATGGGGTCGGCCAGGGCCAGGAACTTAGGCTTGTCGGTGGGATAGAGATCCAGAAGTTCGAAGAGCTCCGAGGGCTTCTCCACGGCTTGACTCGGCTCGGCCGAAAGATAGAAAGGGGTCAGCTTGGCCCCGGGGAGCCTCATGCCCATCAAGGACACTCCAGGGGATTTCTCCACCTCACGGCTTCCCGCGATAACGCCGACGCCGTTGCAGCCGAGCAGGATCGAGGCTCCCAGGGAGTCCTGGACCATTTTTGGCAAAGCCGAGGGCGCCACGGCGGGATAGAGCTCGGCCACGAACAGGAGGGCGAGGTCGCATCCGCCCCTCAAGTCCTGGCGGACCTTCTCGCAGGCCGCTGCGACGGCTTTTCCCCAGTCCTTGTCCGTGGAAAGAGCGCAGGCAAATTCTTTCCGGGCCATCAGCTTTTGGCCCTGTCCTCGGAGAGCTCGAACATCCGCTCGATGGGGCGCCGGGCCCTCTCCCGGATCTTGGACGGCACGTTGATGCGGTGGCCTGCCGAGGGTTTTTCCATGACTCGAAGCACATGCTCGAGGTCGGTCGCTTTCATGTACGGGCAGAGCCGGCACATGGGCACGAATTTTTTATCGGGGAAGCGCGTGCGGGCCAAATCCCCGAGCCCGCACTCCGTGATGAGCATGTAGGCGGGGGCCTTGGTCTTCTCGACACGGGACATCATGTCGCCCGTGCCCCCGACGAAGTCGACCACGGACACCAGGCCCGGGCTGCACTCCGAATGGGCCAATATTTGGACCCCCGGGTACATTCTGCGGTAGAGCGCGACGGATGCCGCGTCGAAGTTCTCGTGCACGATGCATCGCCCCCGCCAGATCACCATCTCGCTTCCCAGCTCCTTGCCCAGGGCCTTGGCGAGGTTGCGGCCCATCATCTCGTCCGGCAGGAAAATGACCTTGCGGTACTGGTCGTAGAGTTTTCCCAATATCTGGACCGCGTTGGCGCTGGTCACGATGACGTCCGACTCGGCCTTGACCGCGGCCGAGGTGTTGATATAGGACGCGACCGGAGCTCCCGGATGCTCGGTCTTGAGCCTGCGCACGTCCGCGGCCTCGATGCTCTCCGAAAGGGAGCAGCCCGCCTCCAGGGCGGGGAGAAGAACCTCCTTCTCGGGATTGAGGATCTTCGCGGTCTCGGCCATGAAACGCACGCCGCAGAAGACGATCCTCTCGGCCTGGGCCTGTGAGCACAGCTTGGCGAGCTTGTAGGAGTCTCCCACGAAATCCGCGATTCCGTGGATGATTTCCGCCCTTTGATAGACGTGCGCCGCAATCACAGCCTTCTGGGAAGCCTTCAAGGAGTTGATTTTCCAGGTGAGCCGGGCGCAGCGCCCGAGCTCCGCGTCCGAGTAGCCGAGATCGCCCAGGCCTTTGGCGGCCAGGCGGTCCATCTCTTGGTCGAGTTCCTCCCGGGTCGGCTCCGGGGCCGCCGTCATTATAGTCGACATTAAACCTTGATCTCCGGGAAATTGCTGAATATGCCGTCCACCCCAAGCTCCTTGAGGCGGTCGGCGTCCTTCTGCTTGTTGACCGTGTACACCAGAACGTCAAGATTCCTCTTATGGCACTCGCGCAGGCCGCGGACCCCCACCTGCCTCAAATTCATGTGCAGGCTCTCGGCCCCGAGCTCTCCAGCCTGGGCGAAGGCCCTCTTCATGACAGTGGCCCCCAGCAAATACCCGATGCGGACGCCCGGATCAAGTCCCCGCACCTCGTAGAGGGCCTTATGATCGAAGCTCGAAACCACGATCCAGCCATGCGCCCGGCGCCTGCCGATCAAATCAACGA
The window above is part of the Elusimicrobiota bacterium genome. Proteins encoded here:
- a CDS encoding FIST C-terminal domain-containing protein is translated as MARKEFACALSTDKDWGKAVAAACEKVRQDLRGGCDLALLFVAELYPAVAPSALPKMVQDSLGASILLGCNGVGVIAGSREVEKSPGVSLMGMRLPGAKLTPFYLSAEPSQAVEKPSELFELLDLYPTDKPKFLALADPMSCDIENLVQVFNEAYPKAPVIGGLSSGPALGKPSWLLLNSEFYTSGCVGVALSGEVRFATAVAQGCRPIGTPLTITKAEGRILYELGGRPPFDIARELLQSVPSQDRDVAAHSLFAGLLMDERRSRFRRGDFLIRNLGGFDPKSGAMMIGSALRVGQTFQFQLRDAEASERELRAILEGLPGREGARGAFLVNCAGRGQGLYKKPDHDVGLVQALKGPIPLAGFFAGGEIGPVGDKNYVHGYTSSLAIIS
- the nadA gene encoding quinolinate synthase NadA, whose product is MTAAPEPTREELDQEMDRLAAKGLGDLGYSDAELGRCARLTWKINSLKASQKAVIAAHVYQRAEIIHGIADFVGDSYKLAKLCSQAQAERIVFCGVRFMAETAKILNPEKEVLLPALEAGCSLSESIEAADVRRLKTEHPGAPVASYINTSAAVKAESDVIVTSANAVQILGKLYDQYRKVIFLPDEMMGRNLAKALGKELGSEMVIWRGRCIVHENFDAASVALYRRMYPGVQILAHSECSPGLVSVVDFVGGTGDMMSRVEKTKAPAYMLITECGLGDLARTRFPDKKFVPMCRLCPYMKATDLEHVLRVMEKPSAGHRINVPSKIRERARRPIERMFELSEDRAKS
- a CDS encoding AAA family ATPase — translated: MDPLQNPFSPGAGNPPPELAGRDELLTLAQVMLGRVKAGRYEQSLMLVGLRGVGKTVLLNRIRDLAESQKYGVVLVETTESRSLPELLIPALRGVLIQFDKMEGVSSKVKMGLRVLRSFIGSVRVMVGDIEMGLSMDPEKGKADSGDFETDLSELFVALGEAAKERRTAIAIIIDEIQYLSESEMSALIMAIHRVSQRQLPLVLVAAGLPQLVGLAGRSKSYAERLFQYPAIGPLTASDAMAAVLDPVKKGGVAFTEDALKEIMSQTKGYPYFLQEWGYQAWNLAAKSPIDKAVVLRATVAAIKKLDESFFRVRFDRLTPREKDYLRALAELGPGAHRSGDVADLLGVKVQSIAPLRSGPCPDVRGNCVA